GAGGTAGGTGCACCATGGCTATCGGAATTACAGATAATACATTTCAACTTAATATTGTAAGTGCGGAAGGTACGCTGTTTTCAGGTCCAGCGTATGCCCTAGCCGTTTCTGGCGCTGATGGTGAACTGGGGATTCGCCCCGGTCACTCCCCGCTTCTCAGTAAGATCAAACCGGGCGTGACCGTGTTTGTTACAGACCCTAAATCAGAAGGCCAAGTGCTGTATGTCTCTGGCGGGATGCTGGAAGTTCAGCCGGATGTAGTAACGGTGTTAGCCGATACTGCCTTGCACGGCCAAGATATTGACCGCGCTCGCGCAGAAGAAGCGAAATATGCAGCCCTAGAGAATATCAATAAGGGCAATGTCGACATCAACTTTGCACAAGCTCAGCTTGAACTAGCAAAAGCCGTTGCTCAGCTTCGCGCATCAGAACTGACGTCTTCTCGCACTCGACACTGAGAATAAGCGTTATTGGCCGTTAGCTGTGCTAGCAAACAAATACAAAAAAGGCTCACTAGATAGTGAGCCTTTTGATATCTGCTTAACGTAAAACCGAGGTCTAACGTTGCTTGATGTTCAAACGAATAGTTTTAAAAGATTCGTTTTAGAAAAGCAGTTTAGAGCTGAACTATAGAACTATAGAACTATAGCTTAGAAGAATTCAATCGAGTTACGGCCGCTTTTGTCGTCACGTTGTGGCTTAGGCGTATCCGCTTTCTTTCTCGGTTTGTTTTCTTTCTTCTTCTCTTTTTTCTCTTTCTTCGGTTCAGCCGTTGCGCTTAGCATTTCTGCTTTGCTTTTCTTAGATTCTTTCTTCTTAGAATCTTTTTTAAACTGACCTTTCTTCGCCTTGTTATCTTTTTTAGGCGCTTCTTTCTTTTTCGGCTTT
The nucleotide sequence above comes from Vibrio atlanticus. Encoded proteins:
- a CDS encoding F0F1 ATP synthase subunit epsilon; translated protein: MAIGITDNTFQLNIVSAEGTLFSGPAYALAVSGADGELGIRPGHSPLLSKIKPGVTVFVTDPKSEGQVLYVSGGMLEVQPDVVTVLADTALHGQDIDRARAEEAKYAALENINKGNVDINFAQAQLELAKAVAQLRASELTSSRTRH